The Synergistales bacterium genomic interval CGGCCTCCTTGATCAGGCCGCCGAGGATGACGGTCTGCCCGTCGCCCACCATCACGGAGGTGTTGATCTCCCGCTTGGCCGTCACCGGCGTGGTGGAGGTCTGGGCGGTGAGGACGTCCTCGGTGCGCTGTTCGATATCCAGGGCCACCAGGTCGCCGCCGCGCACGTGGGGGGTAACCTTGATGATCAGACCGGTGTCCTTGTACTCGTAGCTGTTCTGGACGGCGCTGGGGTTGGAGCTGTCGGAGGTGGAGGTCTTCAGCTGGGGGATCACCTGACCGACCTGCAGGGTGCTCTCCTGGTTGTCCGTGCAGAGGAGCCGCGGCATTGAGAGCACGTTGATGGCGTCGTACTTCCGCAGCAGCCTGATGTAGGAGTAGATCAGCGCCTTGCCTTCGTAGACGGTGGTGGTGTCTACCAGATCGCCGTCGCTGTCGTAGGTCTTCTCCTCTTTCTTGGTGAGCTCCTGGAACCAGTCGATGAAGGTTCCCGGCACGCCCTGGGTGTCGCCCATCAGGGCCTGGCCGGCGACAATGGCGTCGCCCTCCACGGAACCGCCCCAGGTGGCCCAGTCGACGCCGGCGTTTTTCAGGTTGGTGAGGTTCACCTCCGCCACCAGCCCGCGGAGCATCACCTGTTTGGGCTGGACGTCGATCTTCTCGATGATCTCCACGATGCTTTCGTACTGCTGGGGCGGCGCGGCGAAGATCAGCGAATTGGTGGGCTTGTCCGCCACCACGGTGGAAGGGAAGTTCCCCTCCTTGTCGGGGTTCAGCTTGGCCTGCACGGACATGATCTGGCTGAGCTGTTCGGCCACCTGGGTGGCGTCGGCGTTGCTCACGGGGTAGACGTGGAAGTTGCCGGCGCTGGAGGGCACATCCAGCTCGCCGATGATCTTCCGCGCCTCCCGCAGCGCCGTGTTGTCGCCCACCAGCACCACCTTCCGGCTGGCATCGTCGGCGATGGCCTGCAGTCCCGCCAGGGGGGAGGTGCTGTCCTTGGCGATCTGCGAGAGATGGCCGGCGATCAGATTGGGGGCCGTATGCTGCACCTTCACCGCCTCGGTGCGCTTGATGCTGCCCGACACGTCCACGGCGTGGAGCACGCTGACCGCCTGCTGCACGTCGGTGGCCTTGCCGGAGAGCAGCAGACTCCGCCCGGAGCCGATGGGCGTGAGCTGCAGCTTCAGGTGCCGCCCGGAGGCCTTGATGGCGTTGATGGCGAATTCGGCGCTCACGTACTCCAGGGGCACCACCTGCACGACCTCCTCCTCGCCGTAGCCGGGGCCCTGTTTGCCCTTGCGGACCTCGTTCTCCGTGCTGGGGCCGTACTTGGCCGGCACCACCTTGCTGTAGCCGCCGCCCATGCGCTGCAGCGAGAGACCGTTCATCTCCAGCACCGAGAGCATCACCTGTTTGGCCTGCTTGATGGTGAGCGGCCGCTGCGAGATCAGCGTTACCTCGCCCTTCACGGAGGGGTCGACGACGATATTCTCCCGCGTGAGCTCGGACATGAAGCGGATGAACTTGATGATGTCAAGATCCTTGAAGTTGAATTCCACCCTGCCGGTCTCCCGCATCGCCCGGGCGGCGCGGACAAGCTTCTGCTCGTCCTGCAGAGGTTCCTGTGCATCGAGGGGGGCGCTCTGTAGCACGAGCAGCGCGGCAATCAGTATCGCCAGTGTCGCCAAACCCCCGGTACGCGGAAACAGTCGCATCGTCCATCCTCCTATACAAGTTGGTTACGGCAGGAACAGCGTAACGCTCCTGGTTCCCGAGCGGACCTGCAGTCGTCGGTACTCCAGCTGCCACATGCCGCCGAAGACATCCTGGGTCTCCTGCTCCGTCTCCCATTCTACATCGCCGCTGGTTCCCCGGTCGGCCACACGGGTGGTGAGAAAGTCCATCTGCAGGGCTTTCGCGGCCTCCAGCACCTGCTGCTGTTCCTTCACGGCCGTGACGGCCTGCTGCGAGACGATGCTCAGCCGTAGCCCCGCCGTCGCCACGAGGGAGAGGATCGCCACGGCCGCCAGCACCTCGATCAGGGTGAAACCCTGCCTTCCGTGCTGTCTACAGGTGTACCAGCCTGGGGCCCTCTTTGCCAACCGCCATTTATCTGACCACATAGTCGAGCTCCTGGGGGCTGCCGTCCCGCAGTACGGTCACCTCGAACTTGCTCCCGTTCATCATGGAGTTGACGGCGTTCATCACGTCCCCCATGTTGCGCAGCGGAACACCGTTGATGGCCTGCACTACGTCCTTGGGCTGGACACCCAGCGCGGAGAGGACGCTGTCGTCCTGGAGGCTCCGCACCTCGATGCCGGCGGGCTTGCCGTCCTCAATCCTGGGGACCAGCCGGACCTTATTCAGCTCATCCATGGGATTCATGAGCAGATTGTTCACCAGGTCCCGGGCCACAACGCCGGCCTGTCCCGACGAGGGCGCCTGCACCTGCTCGCCGAAGTTCTCGTTTTCCGCCTCGGCCCTCCGCTTCTGTGCCGAGGAATCGTTGTTGCTTCCGGAGGAATCGGCTCCCTTGGCACGCTCCCCGGAGGCGCTGTAGTGGAGGATGTAGCTTTCGTTGTCCCGGGAGAGCATGGCATAGGTCAGAAAGACCTCGTCGAGGCGGTAGCCCTGAATGGTGTCGCCCAGCAACACCAGGGATATCCCCTTGCCTTCCCTGACCCAGGCCCCCACGCCGGGCAGTGTCCCGGCGAGGAGCAGGTCCTTGAGGGGAACGATCTCCGGTTCCCTGTCGGCAGGCTTCTCCTGTCTGGGCTCCGGTTCCTTCTCGGGATGGGGGGCCACGCCGAAGGGCTCTTTGACGACAAACTTGGACAGCCCCAGCGGAAGGGTGTTCTCCCGGCCGCTCTGCTGTTCCGGCGGCGCCGCCAGGATGCCCGTCCGCCTGGCTTCGATGATGGGCCGTTCCAGCATGTCGGCCAGCAGCGTGGCGCCGGACCACCCGACGGTCCAGGCGAGGAGAATCAGCAACGTCCCCCAGACCAGCCGCTCCACCAGCTCGCTGTTCCGGGCGATGCTCTTGAAGGAAAGGCGGCGGAACCACTGGTTCCCCCGTACCCTCTGGATCAGTCTATTGAACATGGCGCTCCAGCCTCCACTCCCCCGAGTCGGTCCGGGTCAGGGGCATCTGCATCGCTGCGGCCTGGAACAGGGTATCGAACTGCTCCGGCGCGCTGATCTCCAGGGCGCTCTCGCCGAACCTGGGACCGTCGAGAAGGATCTCGGTATGCCCCTGCACGGCCAGTTCGCCCCGGATGCGCATGTCCCCGAAGGAGAGTCTGCCCGGCCGCACGCCGGCCAGGAAGATGCCGTTGTCCCACCCCATCTCCCGGCCTCCGAAGAGGGCCAGCCGCCCCGGGCCGAGGGTCACCTCCGCCACAAGCCGTCGCTGCAGCAGGCTCAGCAGGGGTTTGGGATGGACGGCCAGCCGCTGCAGCCGCACCTCGCCCACGGGCGTCCTGACCCGGAGCGCCCGCAGGGCGATCTCCGGCACCACCAGCCCCTGGGCCTCCACCTGGCCCACCTCGGCGTAGATCCCTTGCTCCGCCGCCGTGCCCGCCCCTCTGTAGAAGGCGTATTCGGTCACCCGGGCCCAGGGGAAAAAGACAAGAAAGCTGAACAGGGCGACACAGAGCAGCCCGGCTATCCCGCCGACCCACAGCATCCACCGTTTCATTGGCGCACCTCGAGAAGCATCTGCATCATGTAGAGCCGTTCTCCTTCGGTCCGGGTGCTCCGGAGGGTCAGCCCGGCGACCAGAAAGCCCCGGTCCCGCACACCGCGGAGCAGGCCGAGCACCCCGTCGCCGTAGAGCCCCTGCAGCTCCAGCGAGATCCCCCGCCGGGTGCTGGAGAGCTGCTGGACCGCCGATTTCACACCCACCTCCTCGAGGATGGCCGACACCGTTCCCAGAGGATCGTCGATCTCGCCGGCGGCTCCGTTGTCGGCAGCCCCTCCCTGCTGGTTCTTGTACTGCTCGACCACCTGCACCAGTCGGTCGAACCGACGCTCCTGGAGTTCCACGCGGGCCGCGGCGTCCTCCGCTCTGCCCATGAAGGAGCTGCCGGCCACAAAGGCCACCAGCACGGCCAGGAGGATGAGCGCCAGCCGCCGCGCCTCGGGCGTGCTGGTAAGGAAGTGCCGTATCCGCTGGAGCTGTTCCCGCAAGTCCTGGTTCATGACTGGGACCACCGGATACTCAGGGTGAACCGCAGCTCGCCTCCCGGGACCTGCTGGATGTCGCCCAGCTGGGTCTCCGGGAAGTTCTCCTGCAGATTGTCGCGGAGGTAGCGGATATTATTCATCTCCCTTGCGGTCCCCCGGAGCTCGGCGCCCTCCGGGGAGTACTGGAGGAACTCCATCTGGAGATCGTGGTTCTCCGGCAGCGATCCCCAGGCGTTCCCCAGCGCCGCCAGAACACGCTGGGCCGCCACGCCCCGGCTCTGGGATTCGTCTCCCTGCAGCCGGGCCCGGGCCTGGCTCAGGGGATCGCGGACCGTTCCGCTTCCCGGGAAGGTCTCCCGGTACAGCGCTTCGGCATTCTGCCGGATTGTCTCGACCAGGCGGTCGGTGGTGCTCCAGGAGTAGAAGGCGGTCCCGGCGAAGACCAGGGCCACCGCCGCCAGGACCAGCGCCGCCTTTCTGGAAAAGGCCAGCAGATGCTCGGTGGCCAGCACGGCGTGCAGCCCGGCGGAGGAGATGTTCATCTCCCCGATGGGAAGCCTTTCGTCCTCCTCCAGCGCCCTGCAGCCGGCGGCGAGCCGGTCGACACAGCCATCGTCCTCCCCGGCGAGATCGCAGGTGGCCGTGGTCTCCACCTCGATGCCGTTGGCTCGGGCCAGAGCAACCAGGGTCTCCTCCTCCTGCTGGAGGGTCTCCCCGGCTCGGGGCCGCCACCGGTAGAGCCGGGGGATCCCCTCTTCGAAGAGCATGGAGGTGATGTAGGCCTCGCCCGCCGCAACGGCAAGCCCGCCGCGGTCGAGCTCCGCTCCCAGGGGAAGCGGCAGCGGCCAGACCAGCGCACCCGTCCAGTGTTCGAGGATGCGGTCCAGTCTGTTCAGTTCCTCCCGGGCCACCACGAAGGCAACCCCCGACACCCCCTGTCCCTGCCGCTCGGTGATCAGGGGGAAGATCTCCATCCGCTGGGCACCGCCCGAGAGCGGCTGCAGCTGCAGCGTGAGCGCCTCGCGGATGCGGCTGACATGCCGGAAGGGGAAGGTGAAGGGATGGAGGGAGAGGGTCCTGAAGCCATAGAGGATCACCCCCCCGTTTCGGCGCAGGGAGAGATCCAGGGGCTCCCCGCTTCCGGAGCGGTAGACCTGCTCTCCTTCCAGGATATAGAGCGTGTTCTCTGCATCCATGATCACATTTCCTCCCAGTGGACCAGGGAAACGCCCCGGGAATCCTTGGCCAGAACGGCGCGGAACGCCCGTCTGCCCCCCCCGGACCCCTCCACATACATCTGCACCTCGAAGTGGGTGCTGGTAAAGGCAAGGGTGTTCATCAGTCGGGGGGTCAGCTCCTGGGGATACCCCGGCACGACCTCGAGATCCTTCCAGTCACGGAGCGGCCTGTCGCTCCGCTCTTCGACAATGTATTCGGCGATCCGGCTGTCCAGACGGCTGTCCAGCAGCGACAGCACATGGGCCGGGGCGATGTTGACGTTCACCGTCCCGTCGGACCAGAGGCTCACGTAGTCGGCCAGCCCCTTCGCTCCGTTCTCCCCGCCGTAGAGCAGCTCCTCGGTGATCTCCGGACATTCGATAAACTGCGAGATGTCCGCCACGGGGCCGTTGGGGAAGAACTCCCGCTCCGAGCTGCCCAGACGGGACTCGGTGTTGGTGTCCAGGAAATCCAGGAGGATCGACGCCGCCTCGGTGCGCCCCAGGCGTTTCCAGGTTTCCTCCCAGGGGTGCTGCATCTCCCGGCGCAGGGTCTCGCCGTCGGGGAGAAAGAGCTGGTTCACCGGGATCCTGTCGTTGAGCGGCTGGAGGGAGAGCTTGACCTGCCAGCCGTCGGCGAAGGGGAGCAGGAAGACACCGAACCACTCCTCCTGCATGGAGTCGTAGTTGTTCTTGTCCAGCGCCAGTCCGCGGCCGATGTTCTGCAGCACCACCCGCGCCACGCTCCGCGCCTGCACCGCAAAGGTCTCCCGTTCGAGGCGCTTCATCTGCACCCGGCTGAACCAGGCGAAGGCCACGGCCCCGGTCATGAGGATCGTCGAGGCCAGCAGTACGGCCACCAGGACGAAACCGGACCGCCTTTTCTGGAAGGGGGCGCTAGATATCCGGAAAGACAACGGCATAGCTCGTTCGTGCTCCCTCTCGCTGCAAGGCGATCCTGACCCCCACCGGATAGGCCCCCCGGTATTCGTCGGACCACTCCTCGCCGGTCCGCACCCGGACCCGGAGCCCCGTGACATCGGGGAGCACCAGCTCCCCCTCCTCGGGATCCAGGGCCTCCAGGTCCACCTGCGCCGGGTTGTCGCCGGGGAAGAACCACCGGTAGAGCCCCGGAACGATCCGCCGGACCAGATGCTCCCGGACCACGGCGTAGACCACCGTGCCGGCGATCTTGCCCTGTTCCGTCCGGCGGACGCTGAGCCCCGCAATCATGTCGTCGGCGTCACCGCCGAGCTTGTCCCGGTGCCGGACGATCAGCGCCGTGTCGAGATGCGGCGGCGTGGCCCGACGCAGATCCCGGCCGATCTGCTGCGCCGCCAGCCGCTGGGCCTGACGACCTCCGAACTCCGTTTCCACACGGCGGAGCTGGGAGACCACGTGCACCAGGGGAGCGAAGCCGACGGCGGCCACCACGCCCACCAGGGCGATGACCACCATGATCTCGATCAGCGTGAACCCGGATCTTCTCATGGACAGGGCGGCCCCTTCAGAGCCCGCCTCAGGAGCCGTCGGGTCCCGACGAGTCCTTCGGCTTCCTCCGGATGGTGTAGCTCCCCGGTTTGAGATAGTCGGTCAGCTCCTGCAGCCGGTCCTTCGCGCCCAGCATGCCGTAGTACTTCATCAGCCGGCGCAGCTCGCGGCTGTGCGGACGCTTCCGGAAGTAGGCGTCGAGCCGGGCGACGCCGCTTTTCAGGATCTTTTCGTTCTCGGCGGCCTGTCCCAGGGCGATGTAGTGGTAGGCCATCTGCCGCTCGGCATTGTCCCGGAAGAGCAGCGCCTCGCTGGATTCCTTGATCAGCCCGCGCTGTGTGGAGGCCTCCCTGGTCCGGACGGCCACAGCCAGCTTCCTGTCGGCCACCATGCCCTGCCCCAGAAGCACCAGCCCGATCAGAGCGCTCGCCACCATGACGACGCCCATTGTCCGGTTCAGCAGCGGCCGCCGGAGCAGCTCCGCGAGCCGTCTGGGGGTGCGGAGCAGCTCGGGATTGGCCAGCGCAAAGCCGAAGGAGAGCCACAGGGCATCCTCAATACGGTGGAAGGGCCGGGTCCAGAGGGCGTCGAACCAGATCATCGAGAGCAGGGCGTTGCCGTAGATCGCCTCCAGCGAGAGCGCCTGACGTCTGAGCAGCGCCCGGAAGTAGGAGATCAGCCACCAGAGCACCAGCCCCACCAGGATCATCCCGCCGACGACACCGGCCTCGCAGAACCACTGGAGATACTCGTTGTGCGCCCAGTTGGTGAACTGCCATTTCATGCCGTCGAAGCGGTCGAACATCTTCCGCTGGGCCTCCAGGTAGTTGAGCTTGAAGTGGCCCAGGCCGACGCCCTCCCAGGGCTGTTCGGCGAACATGGTCCAGGAGGTGGCCCAGATGCCGTTCCGGCCGCCGATGCGGCCCGGGTCGGAGACCATCTCCAGAAAGCCTTTGAACTTGCCCATCCCGTGGCCCGTGACGACGATGCCGCCGAGGACGACCAGCAGCAGCACCAGGAGGCTCATCACCTTCCTGGGATGCCACATCTGTCCGGCCCGCCAGAGGCCCACCACCAGCATGACGATCCCGCCGATGAAGGCGAGGATCGACGAGCGGCTGCCGGTATTGAGCAGCGCCCAGATGATCATGGGCATGAGACCGATGGCGAGCCAGTGGGCAACATGGAGCGATCTCTTCCCGGTCTCCTTGAAGGTCTCGGTGAGCCAGAGGTAGAAGAGCCCCAGCAGCGAGATGGCGCACCAGAGGCCGAACATGTTCTTCTGCCCCGTATTGCCGATATAGTGGCCCGGCGTCTGGGCAATGAAGGGGATGCCCGAGACCATATCCCGTGCCTGGAGTTCGGCGAAGACCATGTTCGTCGCCGCGTTGAGCCCGGCAAAGAGGAGGATCCACTTCAGCCAGGTCTTCCACACCTGGCGGTCCGCCGAACGGCAGAAGAGATAGAGCCCGAGCATGGAAGCGAAGAAAAACCACTCCCGGATAAAGGTGGGGATCGAGGTGAGGTCCGCCCAGAAGGGCTGGACGGTGATGTAGAGCAGGAGTATGAACCAGATAAAGCCGAATCCCTCGAGCCTGAATCCCACCCGCCCGGGACCGTAGCGGATCAGTCTGTAGCCGCCGACGAGAGCCATGACGGCCACCGGGGTCATGGCCACCACCCACTTCATCAGGTGGAGGGTCTGGAACCAGTAGGTCCCCGAAAAGATGATGTTGGGAAGGGCGAGGCTCACGATAGCGAGGTAGACCAGGAGTCGTTCCGGAACCGCCGGAAGGATCTGCGGCTCCTCCGGTGCCGTGCGCCCGCGTTTGGTCTTTCTTGTCTCTTTGGATGCCTTCATCCCGTATTTGCGTTTGGCCACCAGCGCATCACTCCTCTTTCTCTTCAGACGGTGCTTCCCCTCCGTTCTCCGCCGGCGGCGTCTCGGGGGGCGCCTTCCGCAGCTGCACGTTCAGTTCCACCACCAGGTGGGTCTGGTCCAGCTCCCGGACCTGCCAGCGTATGGGCATCCCGCTGCCCTGTTTCGTTTCGATAAAACGCACCAGCTCCTGAAGGAACTCCCCCTCGCCCCCTCCCTGGGGCACAGCGGGGTCCTCCTCTCTGTGCGTCTCCACATGCGGTGCCGCCTGCTCTTCCGGGGACGGCGCGTGGTCCCGTTCCTTCAGCGACCTCACCCGCTTGTCCAGGGCGTTCGTGGAGAGGCCGCGGTCCGCCGCCTCCTCGGCCAGCCGGCGCTGCTGCTCCGCATCAAGCCCCAGAAGGGTCCGGGCGTGCCGCTCCCCCAGTCTGCCCTGTTCCACCAGCGTCTGCACGGCGCCATCCAGCTGCAGCAGCCGCAGTTTGTTGGCGATGGCCGCCTGGGAGCGTCCCAGCCTGCGGGCCAGGGCGCTCTGGGTGATCCCGGTGCTGTCAAGCAGCTCCCGGAAACAGCGTGCCTCCTCAATGGAGGAGAGGTCGCGGCGCTGGATATTCTCCACCAGGGCGAAGAGCTGCTGATCGCTGTCCGAAGCGGGGATCACCGTCGCCGGGACCCGCTCGAACCCCGCCATCCTGGCGGCGCGGAGCCGTCGCTCACCGGCAACCAGCTCGTACCCGTCATCGCGCTCCCGCACCAGCAGAGGCTGGAGGATGCCCACCGACCGGATCGACGACGCCAGCTCCTCCAGCGCCCCGCTGTCGAAGTGTCGTCTGGGCTGTCTGGGATTGGCGACAATGCGTTCCGTTTCTATATTCTGCAGTTCCATGTCACCTTCGTGCAATCGCGTTCGCCCCGTTTTCATAAAATGGACCAGGTCCATCGGATTTCCTCCCGGCGAGTCTTCAATGAGGCATTTTCCCACCGACGGATGCATGAAACAACAGTAAACTCACGCATTGGAGTACCCGTACTAATGGAAAAAATCCCCGCCGCTGAACCGGGCGTACTCCTTGAGAAAGACCAGCTGCACGGTTCCGGTCGGGCCGTTGCGGTGCTTCGAGATGATCACCTCGCCCCGGGTATCCTCCTGGTTGGGATCGGGGCTGGGGGCGTAGTACCCGGGTCTGTACAGCAGGACCACCAGATCGGCGTCCTGCTCGATGGCGCCGCTGTCACGGAGGTCCGAGAGCTGCGGCCGCTTGTCGTTCCGCTGTTCCACCGCCCGGGAGAGCTGCGACAGGGCGATCACGGGGACGTCGAGCTCCCTGGCGACCCCCTTCAGGGCGCGGGAGATCTCGGCCACCTCCTGCTGCTTGCTGTCGGTCCGCCGGGAGAGGCGCATCAGCTGCAGGTAGTCCACGATGATGAGTCCGATATCCTTGGCCACCGACTTGAAGCGCCGGCAGCGGGCCCGCAGTTCCAGGGTGGACAGATCGGAGCTGTCGTCGATGTAGATCGGCGATTCGCTCAGCCGTCCGGCCGCCTCGGCCAGCTTGTCCCAGGCGCTCTGGTGGAAGGTTCCCGAACGCAGATCGTGGATGTTGACCTTCGCCTCGGAGCCGAGCAGGC includes:
- the gspD gene encoding type II secretion system secretin GspD, encoding MRLFPRTGGLATLAILIAALLVLQSAPLDAQEPLQDEQKLVRAARAMRETGRVEFNFKDLDIIKFIRFMSELTRENIVVDPSVKGEVTLISQRPLTIKQAKQVMLSVLEMNGLSLQRMGGGYSKVVPAKYGPSTENEVRKGKQGPGYGEEEVVQVVPLEYVSAEFAINAIKASGRHLKLQLTPIGSGRSLLLSGKATDVQQAVSVLHAVDVSGSIKRTEAVKVQHTAPNLIAGHLSQIAKDSTSPLAGLQAIADDASRKVVLVGDNTALREARKIIGELDVPSSAGNFHVYPVSNADATQVAEQLSQIMSVQAKLNPDKEGNFPSTVVADKPTNSLIFAAPPQQYESIVEIIEKIDVQPKQVMLRGLVAEVNLTNLKNAGVDWATWGGSVEGDAIVAGQALMGDTQGVPGTFIDWFQELTKKEEKTYDSDGDLVDTTTVYEGKALIYSYIRLLRKYDAINVLSMPRLLCTDNQESTLQVGQVIPQLKTSTSDSSNPSAVQNSYEYKDTGLIIKVTPHVRGGDLVALDIEQRTEDVLTAQTSTTPVTAKREINTSVMVGDGQTVILGGLIKEAEKSMKSRVPGLSYIPLIGNLFTSTTRQREKIDLMIFLTPYILETPQDVSDYTQKATQNNRQPMSESEAKVQQRLEELYYEAVNQQ
- a CDS encoding type II secretion system GspH family protein, which encodes MAKRAPGWYTCRQHGRQGFTLIEVLAAVAILSLVATAGLRLSIVSQQAVTAVKEQQQVLEAAKALQMDFLTTRVADRGTSGDVEWETEQETQDVFGGMWQLEYRRLQVRSGTRSVTLFLP
- a CDS encoding PDZ domain-containing protein, coding for MFNRLIQRVRGNQWFRRLSFKSIARNSELVERLVWGTLLILLAWTVGWSGATLLADMLERPIIEARRTGILAAPPEQQSGRENTLPLGLSKFVVKEPFGVAPHPEKEPEPRQEKPADREPEIVPLKDLLLAGTLPGVGAWVREGKGISLVLLGDTIQGYRLDEVFLTYAMLSRDNESYILHYSASGERAKGADSSGSNNDSSAQKRRAEAENENFGEQVQAPSSGQAGVVARDLVNNLLMNPMDELNKVRLVPRIEDGKPAGIEVRSLQDDSVLSALGVQPKDVVQAINGVPLRNMGDVMNAVNSMMNGSKFEVTVLRDGSPQELDYVVR
- a CDS encoding general secretion pathway protein GspK, which codes for MAVLLASTILMTGAVAFAWFSRVQMKRLERETFAVQARSVARVVLQNIGRGLALDKNNYDSMQEEWFGVFLLPFADGWQVKLSLQPLNDRIPVNQLFLPDGETLRREMQHPWEETWKRLGRTEAASILLDFLDTNTESRLGSSEREFFPNGPVADISQFIECPEITEELLYGGENGAKGLADYVSLWSDGTVNVNIAPAHVLSLLDSRLDSRIAEYIVEERSDRPLRDWKDLEVVPGYPQELTPRLMNTLAFTSTHFEVQMYVEGSGGGRRAFRAVLAKDSRGVSLVHWEEM
- a CDS encoding type II secretion system GspH family protein: MRRSGFTLIEIMVVIALVGVVAAVGFAPLVHVVSQLRRVETEFGGRQAQRLAAQQIGRDLRRATPPHLDTALIVRHRDKLGGDADDMIAGLSVRRTEQGKIAGTVVYAVVREHLVRRIVPGLYRWFFPGDNPAQVDLEALDPEEGELVLPDVTGLRVRVRTGEEWSDEYRGAYPVGVRIALQREGARTSYAVVFPDI
- a CDS encoding O-antigen ligase family protein yields the protein MAKRKYGMKASKETRKTKRGRTAPEEPQILPAVPERLLVYLAIVSLALPNIIFSGTYWFQTLHLMKWVVAMTPVAVMALVGGYRLIRYGPGRVGFRLEGFGFIWFILLLYITVQPFWADLTSIPTFIREWFFFASMLGLYLFCRSADRQVWKTWLKWILLFAGLNAATNMVFAELQARDMVSGIPFIAQTPGHYIGNTGQKNMFGLWCAISLLGLFYLWLTETFKETGKRSLHVAHWLAIGLMPMIIWALLNTGSRSSILAFIGGIVMLVVGLWRAGQMWHPRKVMSLLVLLLVVLGGIVVTGHGMGKFKGFLEMVSDPGRIGGRNGIWATSWTMFAEQPWEGVGLGHFKLNYLEAQRKMFDRFDGMKWQFTNWAHNEYLQWFCEAGVVGGMILVGLVLWWLISYFRALLRRQALSLEAIYGNALLSMIWFDALWTRPFHRIEDALWLSFGFALANPELLRTPRRLAELLRRPLLNRTMGVVMVASALIGLVLLGQGMVADRKLAVAVRTREASTQRGLIKESSEALLFRDNAERQMAYHYIALGQAAENEKILKSGVARLDAYFRKRPHSRELRRLMKYYGMLGAKDRLQELTDYLKPGSYTIRRKPKDSSGPDGS
- a CDS encoding ParB/RepB/Spo0J family partition protein, with translation MHPSVGKCLIEDSPGGNPMDLVHFMKTGRTRLHEGDMELQNIETERIVANPRQPRRHFDSGALEELASSIRSVGILQPLLVRERDDGYELVAGERRLRAARMAGFERVPATVIPASDSDQQLFALVENIQRRDLSSIEEARCFRELLDSTGITQSALARRLGRSQAAIANKLRLLQLDGAVQTLVEQGRLGERHARTLLGLDAEQQRRLAEEAADRGLSTNALDKRVRSLKERDHAPSPEEQAAPHVETHREEDPAVPQGGGEGEFLQELVRFIETKQGSGMPIRWQVRELDQTHLVVELNVQLRKAPPETPPAENGGEAPSEEKEE
- the dnaB gene encoding replicative DNA helicase, whose amino-acid sequence is NYQRGEPVTGTSTGFTDFDRITGGMQPGSLNIIAARPSMGKTAFALNLAQHAAIAKGKASLIFSLEMSAEQLVQRLLGSEAKVNIHDLRSGTFHQSAWDKLAEAAGRLSESPIYIDDSSDLSTLELRARCRRFKSVAKDIGLIIVDYLQLMRLSRRTDSKQQEVAEISRALKGVARELDVPVIALSQLSRAVEQRNDKRPQLSDLRDSGAIEQDADLVVLLYRPGYYAPSPDPNQEDTRGEVIISKHRNGPTGTVQLVFLKEYARFSGGDFFH